From Nicotiana tabacum cultivar K326 chromosome 22, ASM71507v2, whole genome shotgun sequence, one genomic window encodes:
- the LOC107801560 gene encoding putative disease resistance RPP13-like protein 1, which yields MEIGLAVGGAFLSSALNVLFDRLAPRGDLLKMFQRQKHDFRLLEKLRRTLCSFQAVLSDAENKQASNPNVSQWLNELRDAVDSAENLIEEVNYEVLRLQVEGQHQNLSETSKQQVSDLNLCLSGDFIINIMEKLEYTIETLEELQKQIGHLGLKEYLYSVKQETRRLSTSVVDESDIFGRQNEIGELIDRILSVDATGNKLTVIPIVGMAGIGKTTLAKAVYNDEKVKDHFDLKAWFCVSEPYDAFRVTKGLLQEIGIMVDNNLNQLQVKLKESLKGKKFLIVLDDVWNDNYNAWDDLRNLFVQGDAGSTIIVTTRKKSVAKTMGNEHIRIDTLSSDVSWSLFKRHAFDNMDPNEHLEHVEVGKQIAAKCKGLPLALKTLAGMLRSKPEVEGWKRILRSEVWELPDNGILPALMLSYNDLPLHLKQCFSYCAIFPKDYPFRKKQVIQLWIANGLVQGLKKDETIKDLGNLFFLELQSRSLFERVPESSKNNAEKFLMHDLVNDLAQVASSKLCVRLEEYQESHMLKRSRHVSYSMGYGDFEKLEPLYKLEQLRTLLPIYSIELYRSSLSQRVLHNIFPRLTSLRALSLSHYHIKELPDVLFIKLKLLRFLDLSLTEIKQLPESICVLYNLETLLLSSCEFLEELPRQMEKLINLRHLDISGSSRLMMPLHLSKLKSLHVLLGAKFLLGDPSGSRMEDLGELCNLYGTLSIRQLENVADRREALKANMRGKEHIEKLSLEWSVSIADSSQNERDILGEIHPNPNIKELEINGYRGTNFPYWLADYSFSELVELSLNNCKDCYSLPAFGQLPSLKFLSIQGMHRIIEVTEEFYGSSSSKKPFNSLEKLEFAEMLEWEQWHALGNGEFPTLQELSIKNCPKLIGKLPENLRSLIKLKISKCSELNLETPIEFLSLKKFEVEGSPKVEVLFDHAELFLSQLQGMKQIVELDIFNCHSITSLPISILPSTLKRISIYDCRNLKLETSVSEMISSGSDMFLESLTVEGCDSIDEISPELVPRARQLRVESCHSLTRLLIPNGTEALSINGRFLFHNKCENLEILSVAQTTLLRTLDIMHCEKLKSLPEHMQELVPSLKELFLNNCPEIESFPEGGLPFNLEVLKIWNCKKLVNGRKEWGLQRLPCLTELTIYHDGSDEEIPAGENWKLPCSIRRITIHNLKTFSNQVLKSLTSLESLYTYNLPQIQSLLEEGLTSSLFELTLDRHEELHSLPTEGLRRITSLQRLDIRFCDQLQSITESALPSSLSKLVIEHCPKLQSLPVKGMPSSISELSIYRCPLLKTLLEFEKGDYWPNIAHIPTIRVDEEYL from the coding sequence ATGGAGATTGGCTTAGCAGTTGGTGGTGCATTTCTATCTTCAGCTTTGAATGTTCTCTTTGATAGGCTTGCTCCTCGGGGTGACCTGCTCAAGATGTTTCAGAGGCAAAAGCATGATTTTCGACTCTTAGAGAAGCTGAGGAGGACTTTGTGTAGTTTCCAGGCTGTGCTAAGTGATGCAGAGAATAAGCAGGCATCAAATCCAAACGTGAGTCAGTGGCTTAATGAACTTCGGGATGCTGTGGACAGTGCTGAAAACTTAATCGAAGAGGTCAATTATGAAGTATTGAGACTTCAAGTGGAAGGTCAGCATCAAAATCTTTCAGAAACAAGCAAACAACAAGTAAGTGACCTGAACTTGTGTTTGAGTGGTGATTTTATTATTAACATAATGGAGAAATTGGAATACACCATTGAAACGCTGGAGGAGTTgcaaaagcaaattggtcaccTTGGCCTAAAAGAGTATCTTTATTCAGTTAAACAAGAAACTAGAAGACTTTCAACTTCTGTGGTTGATGAATCTGATATCTTTGGTAGGCAGAATGAAATAGGGGAATTGATCGACCGTATATTGTCGGTTGATGCAACTGGAAACAAACTGACTGTAATTCCTATTGTTGGAATGGCTGGGATTGGCAAAACAACACTTGCTAAAGCTGTTTACAATGATGAGAAGGTGAAAGACCATTTTGATTTGAAAGCTTGGTTTTGTGTGTCTGAACCATATGATGCTTTTAGAGTAACAAAAGGGTTACTTCAAGAAATTGGCATAATGGTTGATAACAATCTTAATCAGCTACAGGTCAAATTGAAGGAAAGCTTAAAGGGCAAAAAATTTCTTATTGTTCTGGATGATGTTTGGAATGACAACTATAATGCATGGGATGACTTGAGAAATCTTTTTGTTCAAGGAGATGCAGGAAGTACGATCATCGTGACGACACGTAAGAAAAGTGTTGCCAAGACAATGGGTAATGAGCACATAAGGATTGATACTTTGTCTAGTGATGTCTCTTGGTCTTTATTCAAAAGACATGCATTTGACAACATGGATCCTAATGAGCATCTAGAACATGTAGAAGTCGGGAAACAAATCGCAGCTAAGTGCAAAGGATTGCCCTTAGCTCTAAAGACGCTCGCTGGCATGTTGCGCTCCAAACCAGAGGTTGAAGGGTGGAAACGTATTTTGAGAAGTGAAGTATGGGAGCTACCCGACAATGGCATCTTACCAGCGTTGATGTTGAGCTATAACGATCTTCCTCTACATTTAAAACAATGTTTTTCCTACTGTGCAATATTTCCGAAAGATTATCCATTTCGGAAAAAACAAGTCATTCAGTTGTGGATTGCTAATGGTCTAGTACAGGGGCTGAAAAAAGATGAAACAATTAAAGATTTAGGCAACCTATTCTTTCTCGAGTTGCAATCAAGGTCACTTTTCGAAAGGGTCCCAGAGTCTTCTAAAAATAATGCAGAGAAATTCTTAATGCATGACCTTGTCAATGATTTGGCCCAAGTTGCGTCTTCAAAACTTTGTGTTAGGTTGGAAGAGTACCAAGAGTCTCATATGTTGAAACGAAGTCGACACGTGTCCTATTCAATGGGCTATGGTGACTTTGAAAAGTTGGAACCTCTCTACAAATTGGAGCAGCTGAGGACATTACTTCCAATCTACAGTATCGAGCTATATCGTTCTTCTCTAAGCCAGAGGGTGTTGCATAACATATTTCCAAGACTAACATCCTTAAGGGCATTATCATTGTCTCATTATCATATCAAGGAGTTACCAGATGTcttgtttatcaaattaaaacTCCTAAGATTTTTGGACCTTTCTTTGACAGAGATAAAGCAGTTACCAGAATCCATTTGTGTACTTTATAATTTAGAGACACTTCTCTTGTCATCTTGTGAATTCCTTGAGGAGTTACCGCGGCAGATGGAGAAGTTGATAAATTTGCGTCACCTTGACATTAGCGGCAGCTCTCGCTTGATGATGCCACTACATTTGAGCAAGTTGAAAAGCCTCCATGTGTTATTGGGAGCTAAATTTCTTCTAGGTGATCCCAGTGGTTCGAGAATGGAAGATTTGGGTGAACTATGCAACTTGTATGGAACTCTATCAATTCGACAGTTGGAAAATGTGGCGGATAGAAGGGAAGCTTTGAAGGCAAACATGAGAGGAAAGGAACATATTGAAAAGTTATCATTGGAGTGGAGTGTAAGTATTGCGGACAGTTCACAAAATGAAAGAGACATACTAGGTGAGATTCATCCAAATCCAAACATAAAAGAACTTGAGATCAACGGATATAGAGGGACAAACTTtccatattggctagctgattaTTCATTTTCTGAGCTGGTGGAATTGTCTCTAAATAATTGCAAGGACTGTTATTCCTTGCCAGCATTCGGCCAACTTCCTTCTTTGAAATTCCTTTCAATTCAAGGGATGCATCGAATAATAGAGGTGACTGAAGAATTTTATGGTAGTTCATCTTCCAAAAAGCCTTTTAACTCTCTTGAGAAGCTTGAATTTGCAGAGATGCTGGAGTGGGAGCAGTGGCACGCACTGGGGAATGGCGAGTTTCCTACACTTCAGGAACTTTCAATTAAAAATTGCCCTAAGTTGATTGGAAAGTTGCCTGAAAATCTCCGTTCGCTgataaaattgaaaatttcaaaatgttCGGAACTCAATCTGGAGACACCTATAGAATTTTTAAGTCTaaaaaagtttgaagttgaaggtTCTCCTAAGGTTGAAGTTCTTTTTGATCATGCTGAACTGTTTTTGTCTCAACTTCAGGGAATGAAACAGATAGTTGAATTAGATATTTTCAATTGTCACTCTATTACCTCCTTACCAATTAGCATTCTGCCAAGCACCTTGAAGAGAATAAGCATATATGATTGCAGGAATTTGAAATTGGAGACGTCAGTTAGTGAGATGATTTCTAGCGGAAGTGACATGTTTCTTGAGAGTTTGACAGTAGAAGGATGTGATTCTATAGATGAGATATCACCTGAGTTGGTCCCAAGAGCACGCCAATTGAGGGTAGAAAGTTGCCACAGCCTTACAAGGCTTCTGATTCCCAATGGGACTGAAGCTCTCAGCATAAATGGAAGGTTTCTTTTTCATAATAAATGTGAGAATCTTGAAATACTTTCGGTGGCTCAAACGACATTGTTGCGTACTTTGGATATTATGCACTGCGAGAAGCTGAAGTCGCTGCCAGAACATATGCAGGAACTTGTTCCATCTCTTAAGGAGCTATTTCTGAATAATTGTCCAGAAATAGAGTCCTTTCCTGAAGGAGGATTGCCCTTCAATTTAGAAGTCCTTAAGATTTGGAATTGCAAGAAACTGGTGAATGGGCGAAAGGAGTGGGGTTTACAGAGACTCCCCTGTCTCACAGAGTTAACCATCTACCATGATGGCAGTGACGAAGAGATTCCTGCCGGTGAAAATTGGAAGTTGCCTTGCTCTATTCGACGAATTACCATACACAATCTGAAAACATTTAGCAACCAAGTTCTCAAAAGCCTAACCTCTCTTGAATCTCTATATACTTATAATTTACCTCAAATTCAGTCACTGTTGGAAGAAGGGCTTACCTCATctctttttgagcttacattagatCGCCATGAAGAGCTCCATTCACTACCGACCGAAGGTCTTCGGCGCATCACCTCGCTTCAACGTCTAGATATCAGGTTCTGCGATCAACTCCAATCTATTACAGAATCAGCACTGCCGTCTTCCCTCTCTAAGCTGGTCATCGAGCATTGCCCTAAACTTCAATCTCTTCCAGTCAAAGGGATGCCCTCTTCCATCTCTGAACTATCTATTTACCGCTGCCCATTGCTCAAAACACTCCTAGAATTTGAGAAGGGGGATTACTGGCCAAATATTGCTCACATTCCCACCATAAGAGTCGACGAGGAATATCTGTAA